One region of Anthonomus grandis grandis chromosome 22, icAntGran1.3, whole genome shotgun sequence genomic DNA includes:
- the LOC126749117 gene encoding restin homolog isoform X2, translated as MHNIYPLARGDPLCPLGFHPQVRWPTRCKRCFRDYKEHGGKKREEPSLRRDSSTASTPSLSLNLSDGSIKRNWVSSSNLAAENGKTGNSNSASDQSNPSSWVSTSDLANLQDDMQAVPTVSIKLPPKRKQKPLDTGQRTVSDSFSIIKERTSPMFNKSDSLSDRVRKFQASKTESKRIQVKELKTVSEDTNNHDVQKRTKDDYYDSSSSSDHDDTLSNAGTETTDTTLVGIDSELKEQLDSLKAELETTKTKCDRLEREKSDILLRRLAAMETTTSKTTATEVLKLQQKCNEMQQQLEDCRDERRSLTLRVKELEADLDLRPTVQEAQKIADELRSKLLAAETVCEELMDENEDMKKELRDMEEQLDEMQDNFREDQAVEYTSIKKELDQTTKNCRILSFKLRKAERKVEQLEAEKVEMDKKMNEISGGAGGTLTHLDRIKQLEQDLKVANEVSLRLQKELEESNRKLEESTKTTSKKTKAPPLGVIGKSSSGEGQKVSRASLTRGGSQDDPAQLLRDLQDSLEREADLREQLKFAEEEAENLRKKVSRIEEDNESLVLQLKKMATKARSRKLSPTNQRLTPDSKDSKNQSDDDNLEDLKLQLELSEQEASVLRKKIEESEADNRRLKVKVKDLQDKLITKGTSRKSLPTSDKGDTIDSQKIKILEDETTDLRKKLIEKERDCERLHAELTLNQKRSKSVQKSKSLDLDQQTLDLKRQLQLIEQEASILRSKVQSLESECEKLTAENKKLSLLKSIKGKTSEKSVEKYMDRIAALEVELNESKQVIRELQGMGNGAQSSSKVSQGDFKKFSSRTPKKVSALTSRDQLKTMVSDLEKEISEILMCMKTSENEKIKLEEELKRLKENSETGKALDEIRELYKKFGNVEKYDDEKSKKSKLARNSGEMSLEISKIRDVIEKATIEKNEAKEQLDKVNKEHKKTLKERLDLENKILDLQNKIKIMESDKQEAATLNKKINNLQNSLDEKDSEINNLKKGAAELVKLSNEVSLKDKKITDLESRVEKFETKYTECNKKLKEHSKEFDSKLEKEKQKLKDLEDSLSKMEDEKRKVSYQAETLNTKIKGYENTINQKDKLIKQLEESLAKEREVVSKTNLKIGELEGREISKLKSELSKKNVVVSELESKLEMANKNQQNLQDKIKKSEAASSSAQVDLEKKIKELQIDLQNEKKKVEILKANAEKEHKNREQELIALKTKIKQLEANASGGGVKRELDFKHFQESIEKLENTITKERQKYDDLTAKYEILEEEHVVTKAKLVMEKETLENQFKNLKKDQTQLETELRTLRDTYTSHQDGWIKEKLELEQKVKDLSKINYNGNDIEKQRLKALFEEKQSELEQVKKEYELIHDQMEYMRRENDELKRKLDDYEKVNKVQRNISADSSAMEQEIRQLRIKLNNADKGRKADVGECKMRYEAQLSVVNQEIQSLQNQVLRFKRERDNYKHMLETAQKTMGELKHSPRISRGAGHDEKKQYYDELEESKSKVANLEQQISCMEDELSEARLESSRLKTELISEKSSWEVRLSELHSKVNELEEEKVLNSGRTKIMGLRTRMELAWQKEREEQQRLLQETATLARDLRQTLFEVERERDKERLEAKRKQDQYKKTSEEEQEETKRKLTELQCDLLELRDAHAKLRTTNEKLRREKERFDKERESFRLSRLESRKYEDDSKVERIIEQVDILKQVAPELFFSKDQEAPYTPTPPRRTKSKSRETSPVIGATEPSQEDKQQQIQRIMLRLVNTTEDLRKIQKFNERDIERERIRKMGMRRATSTEAENVGSARYGKTIKKQTSLERQGSLQRKSLSLEHNIQADQNIWRSDDYGDSLSSLQSFDGEADKMVKRDSSLDSRLSGGSTQSDVGDKKKKKSLMGKLKKLTKSRSIDDQDPGTFSEPRNLSSKSSTKNNSNSDVNEEKGSKSNLKERISGIFRRSGSSSRSNSQERRETSSTQRPLIRNGTKVSASSSNAS; from the exons ATGCATAACATATATCCCCTGGCCAGAGGAGACCCCTTGTGCCCCCTAGGTTTCCACCCGCAAGTCCGATGGCCTACCAGATGCAAAAGATGCTTCAG GGATTATAAGGAGCATGGGGGTAAGAAGAGGGAGGAGCCGAGTTTGCGACGAGATAGTTCCACAGCATCCACTCCTAgcttatctttaaatttaag TGATGGTAGTATAAAAAGAAATTGGGTATCCAGTTCGAACTTAGCTGCAGAAAATGGTAAGACAGGAAATTCCAACAGTGCCAGTGACCAATCAAATCCGTCTTCCTGGGTTTCGACGTCAGATTTGGCAAATTTGCAGGATGACATGCAGGCAGTACCGACAGTCAGTATTAAGTTGCCGCCTAAGCGGAAACAGAAGCCTTTGGATACTGGACAGAGAACCG TTTCAGATAGTTTCTCGATCATAAAAGAACGAACTTCCCCAATGTTTAATAAATCTGATAGTTTATCAGACAGGGTAAGGAAGTTCCAAGCATCCAAGACAGAAAGCAAAAGGATCCAAGTAAAGGAACTTAAAACAGTATCGGAGGATACCAACAATCACGAT GTCCAAAAACGTACTAAAGATGACTACTACGACAGTTCATCGAGCTCAGACCATGACGACACCCTTAGTAATGCTGGTACTGAAACAACCGACACCACCTTAGTAGGGATCGACTCAGAACTAAAAGAACAACTAGACAGTCTCAAGGCAGAACTAGAAACCACCAAGACAAAATGCGATCGTTTGGAACGTGAGAAGAGCGACATTTTGCTCCGAAGACTGGCTGCTATGGAAACCACTACGAGCAAAACGACAGCTACAGAGGTGTTGAAGTTGCAGCAGAAATGTAACGAGATGCAGCAGCAGCTGGAGGATTGTAGAGATGAAAGACGTAGTTTGACCCTGAGGGTTAAGGAGCTGGAAGCTGACTTAGATCTTAGGCCGACGGTGCAGGAGGCGCAGAAGATAGCTGATGAGCTAAGGTCAAAATTGCTAGCAGCTGAGACTGTATGTGAGGAGTTAATGGATGAGAATGAAGATATGAAGAAGGAGTTGAGGGATATGGAAGAGCAGCTGGATGAGATGCAAGACAACTTTAGGGAGGACCAGGCAGTGGAGTATACGTCCATTAAAAAGGAGTTGGATCAAACCACTAAGAACTGTCGAATATTATCGTTTAAGCTAAGAAAAGCTGAGAGGAAGGTTGAACAACTGGAAGCTGAAAAGGTTGAAATGGATAAGAAAATGAATGAGATTTCAGGGGGAGCAGGAGGAACCTTAACGCATTTGGATAGGATTAAGCAACTAGAGCAAGACTTAAAAGTAGCCAATGAGGTCTCATTAAGGCTGCAGAAGGAACTGGAAGAAAGCAATAGAAAATTAGAAGAGAGCACCAAGACAACATCGAAAAAAACCAAAGCTCCTCCCTTAGGGGTCATTGGTAAAAGCTCTTCTGGAGAAGGG caAAAAGTATCCAGGGCGAGTCTTACCAGAGGGGGTTCTCAAGATGATCCTGCTCAACTACTACGAGACTTACAAGATTCCTTGGAGCGAGAGGCTGATTTGAGGGAGCAGCTGAAGTTTGCCGAAGAGGAG gCAGAAAACTTACGCAAGAAAGTCTCACGTATAGAAGAGGACAACGAATCATTAGTGCTCCAACTGAAAAAAATGGCTACCAAGGCTAGAA GTCGAAAATTGAGTCCAACCAACCAAAGACTTACGCCAGACTCAAAAGACTCCAAGAACCAGTCGGATGACGATAACCTCGAAGATTTGAAGCTTCAACTGGAGCTGAGCGAGCAAGAAGCTTCAGTGCTGCGAAAGAAAATTGAAGAATCCGAAGCTGACAACAGACGGTTAAAAGTAAAAGTGAAAGACCTTCAGGATAAGTTGATTACCAAAGGCACTAGCAGGAAGTCATTGCCAACAAGTGATAAAGGAGACACCATTGATAGCCAGAAAATCAAG ATACTTGAAGACGAAACCACCGATTTAAGAAAGAAACTGATAGAAAAAGAAAGAGACTGCGAGAGGCTACATGCTGAGTTGACTTTGAATCAGAAACGTTCCAAGAGCGTCCAGAAGTCCAA gTCTTTGGACCTCGATCAGCAAACTCTGGATCTAAAAAGGCAGTTGCAACTGATCGAGCAGGAGGCGTCCATCTTAAGAAGCAAAGTGCAAAGCTTAGAGTCTGAATGCGAGAAACTTACTGCTGAAAACAAGAAGCTCAGCCTGCTGAAGAGTATTAAAGGAAAAACTAGTGAAAAGTCAGTGGAAAAGTATATGGACCGGATAGCAGCTCTTGAGGTTGAACTTAATGAAAGCAAACAAGTTATTAGGGAGCTTCAAGGAATGGGAAACGGGGCACAAAGTAGTAGTAAG GTGAGTCAAGGAGATTTCAAGAAGTTTAGCAGTAGAACTCCAAAGAAAGTGTCAGCACTAACATCTCGAGACCAACTAAAAACCATGGTTAGCGACCTGGAGAAGGAGATAAGTGAGATTCTGATGTGTATGAAGACCAGCGAGAATGAAAAGATAAAACTGGAAGAGGAACTGAAGAGGTTAAAGGAAAATAGTGAAACAGGTAAAGCTTTGGATGAAATAAGAGAGCTGTACAAAAAGTTTGGCAACGTGGAGAAGTATGATGATGAGAAAAGTAAGAAATCAAAACTAGCCAGAAATAGTGGTGAAATGTCTTTGGAGATAAGCAAAATTCGGGATGTTATTGAAAAAGCCACTATTGAGAAAAATGAGGCGAAAGAGCAACTGGATAAGGTGAACAAGGAACACAAGAAGACCCTGAAAGAAAGACTAGAtctggaaaataaaattctagATTTACAAAATAAGATCA aaattatggAGTCCGACAAGCAAGAAGCGgccactttaaataaaaaaattaataatttgcaaAACTCCCTGGACGAAAAAGACAGTGAAATAAATAACCTCAAAAAGGGTGCTGCTGAACTAGTAAAGCTCTCCAATGAGGTGtcattaaaagacaaaaaaataaccGACTTAGAAAGTCGCGTAGAAAAGTTTGAAACTAAATACACTGAATGCAACAAGAAACTCAAAGAGCACAGCAAAGAGTTTGACTCTAAG cTTGAAAAAGAGAAACAGAAACTGAAAGACCTTGAAGATAGCCTGAGCAAGATGGAAGACGAGAAACGGAAAGTCAGTTATCAAGCTGAGACattaaacacaaaaatcaaAGGATACGAAAACACCATCAACCAAAAAGACAAACTAATCAAACAATTGGAAGAAAGTCTGGCCAAGGAGCGAGAGGTGGTCTCCAAAACCAACCTGAAAATAGGCGAACTTGAAGGTAGGGAAATCAGCAAGCTGAAAAGCGAACTGAGCAAGAAGAACGTGGTTGTATCCGAGCTAGAATCGAAGCTAGAGATGGCAAACAAAAACCAGCAGAACTTGcaggataaaattaaaaaatccgaGGCGGCTTCCTCTAGTGCCCAAGTAGACTTAGAAAAGAAGATCAAAGAACTACAGATCGACTTACAAAACGAAAAGAAAAAGGTTGAGATCTTAAAGGCAAACGCTGAGAAGGAACATAAAAATAGGGAGCAAGAACTTATAgcgttaaaaacaaaaattaagcaGCTTGAAGCTAACGCTTCTGGTGGAGGAGTGAAGAGAGAACTGGATTTCAAACACTTCCAAGAGTCTATTGAaa aaCTAGAGAACACTATCACAAAAGAAAGGCAAAAGTACGACGACCTTACTGCTAAGTATGAAATATTGGAGGAGGAACATGTGGTTACCAAAGCAAAACTGGTGATGGAGAAGGAAACATTGGAAAA tcaatttaaaaacttaaaaaaagaccAAACCCAACTAGAAACTGAACTGAGGACCTTAAGAGACACGTACACCAGCCACCAAGACGGTTGGATCAAAGAAAAGCTTGAGTTGGAGCAAAAGGTTAaagatttatcaaaaatcaactATAACGGCAACGACATTGAGAAACAAAGACTGAAAGCGCTCTTCGAGGAGAAACAATCCGAGCTGGAACAGGTTAAGAAGGAGTACGAGCTCATCCACGATCAAATGGAGTATATGAGGCGAGAAAACGACGAGTTAAAAAGGAAACTGGATGATtatgaaaaagttaataaagtcCAGAGGAATATTAGTGCTGACTCCTCCGCTATGGAGCAAGAGATTCGACAGCTAAGGATCAA aTTGAATAATGCAGACAAGGGTCGTAAAGCGGACGTAGGCGAATGCAAGATGCGATATGAAGCCCAACTGAGCGTGGTGAATCAAGAAATCCAATCCCTACAAAACCAGGTGCTACGGTTCAAGCGTGAACGTGACAATTACAAGCATATGTTGGAAACCGCTCAAAAAACCATGGGAGAACTAAAACATTCCCCCAGAATCTCTAGGGGAGCTGGACATGACGAAAAGAAACAGTATTACGATGAG CTAGAGGAATCCAAATCAAAAGTAGCAAACTTGGAGCAGCAAATCAGTTGCATGGAAGACGAACTGTCTGAAGCAAGACTGGAGAGTTCTAGATTAAAAACGGAACTAATATCAGAGAAATCTTCATGGGAAGTCCGATTGTCTGAACTCCATTCGAAAGTGAACGAGCTTGAAGAGGAGAAGGTTCTTAATAGTGGTCGCACGAAGATAATGGGGTTGAGAACAAGGATGGAGCTTGCTTGGCAAAAGGAGCGTGAAGAGCAGCAAAGGTTACTGCAAGAAACCGCTACATTAGCGCGTGATTTGCGGCAAACATTATTTGAAGTGGAACGGGAAAGAGATAAAGAACGTCTCGAAGCCAAGAGGAAGCAGGATCAGTATAAAAAAACATCtgaagaagaacaagaagagaCCAAGCGAAAGCTCACTGAGCTACAGTGTGATCTTCTTGAGCTACGTGACGCTCACGCAAAACTAAGAACAACCAACGAGAAACTCCGAAGAGAAAAAGAACGTTTCGACAAGGAGCGTGAATCATTTAGATTATCAAGACTGGAGAGTCGCAAATACGAAGATGACTCTAAGGTTGAGAGAATAATTGAGCAAGTGGACATCCTGAAGCAAGTTGCCCCCGAATTGTTCTTTTCAAAAGACCAAGAGGCTCCATACACTCCAACTCCTCCAAGGCGTACAAAGTCGAAGTCCAGAGAAACATCGCCCGTCATAGGAGCAACTGAGCCAAGCCAAGAAGACAAGCAACAACAAATACAAAGGATTATGTTAAGGCTGGTTAATACCACCGAGGACCTACGTAAGATTCAAAAGTTCAACGAGCGTGACATAGAAAGAGAACGAATAAGAAAAATGGGCATGCGCAGAGCTACTTCCACTGAAGCAGAGAACGTTGGCAGCGCCAGGTATGGAAAAACAATCAAAAAGCAAACTTCTTTAGAAAGACAAGGCAGTCTGCAAAGGAAGAGTTTATCTCTCGAACACAATATCCAGGCAGACCAAAACATTTGGAGGAGTGATGACTATGGTGACAGTTTGTCAAGTCTACAATCGTTTGATGGTGAGGCTGATAAGATGGTGAAGAGAGACTCCAGCTTGGACAGCAGATTGTCCGGAGGGTCGACGCAAAGTGACGTTGGtgacaagaagaagaagaagtcaCTAATGGGCAAATTGAAGAAACTGACAAAGTCCAGGAGTATAGACGATCAAGATCCGGGAACTTTCTCTGAGCCTAGAAATTTAAGTTCTAAG AGCAGTACAAAAAACAACTCTAACTCAGACGTAAACGAGGAAAAGGGCAGCAAATCAAACTTAAAAGAACGAATAAGTGGCATATTCAGGCGAAGTGGGTCATCTTCCCGAAGCAACAG tcaAGAACGGAGGGAAACGAGTTCAACTCAGAGACCCCTAATACGGAATGGTACCAAAGTAAGCGCAAGCTCGTCCAACGCAAGCTAG